AAAGAGAGAACAATCTCTTTTgtgtaaaaaatttaaatatctagaGATGTAAGCACATATGTTAGTAtatgcataattttttttctgggaagaatCACAAGAAAAATTTCATTCTGTTCTGTTTGAATTTCATAACTGTgactattttgttgttattttgttataGGAGCTGTGGGGccatttttagttttctacttctctgtataaaAACAAAGCCAACACACATTACTAAAACAAAACAGACCAGTGGAGcagcttgcccagggtcacacagcttgtcAGAACTCGAAGGTTTTTACAGCTGCACTAGCCACCTCAGAAACCTCTATGCATGTtatcaaagatggagaaaaagttcGGGAAAGGACAGAGTTGCCCACATCGTGTAGATTTACATCTTACTTTAAGTTCTTGAGACAAAGATTGGTCTCCAGGGAAAAAGAGCCCCAGCACTGCAGTTCCTCTGGCCAGCAAGAACCAAGAGGAAATCTACCAGACCCTCAGTCTCCCTTTTCAGAGCTTAAAAACGAAAGGAGCTGAGAAAATGCACTGTAAGTAATGGATCTGTGTCTGTTTGCAACTGCCTCTCCaggttaggcttccctggtggctcaaacagtagagaatctacctaccatgcaggagacctggggttcaacctctggattgggaacatcacctggagaaagggatggcaacccactccagtattcttgcctggagaatcccatggacagaagagcccggtgggctatagtccatgggatcgcaaagagctggacacgactgaatgacttaacaCTTTCTCCAGGGTACTAGGTATTTTTACATCTTGCTGAGCCAAataacttatctttttttttccctcagtttgtTCATTCTGTCAGTCTGATGTGGAACCcccatgcattaaaaaaaaaagaccccatgTGAGCAGCTCTGATTAAAGCTGAATTGGGATCTGTCTTCTCTCAAAGCAGTCCCTGGGATAGCTCAAGAAACCTCTCCAACTCCTTCAAGTGACCCATCGTCACTTGATAAGACCCATTGTCTTATCCATGTAACACTCCCAGGAGAATAAAGGCCACATgaccatccccattttacagatgggaaaattgaAGCTTTAAGAGGAATAGTCTGCCCATCCCATCACCCACCCATGGGGCTCAGGGAAGATAATGAAGCTTGGAAGAGCATTGGGGTTAAAATTGTGGCGCTGGGGGAAGCCAAGGTGGCAAGGGCTGGCCAAGGGAGTTTGCCACAGTGGGGACGCCACACTCCAATGCCCAGTTTCCTTGCTCAGGCACATAGGAAAGCACAGGTTACCTGGGTGGTGTCCACAGTGGCAACCCTGGTCTGCAGTACAGCCTCTGGCTCAATCTTCTTCCTGATGGCCAGGCTGCTGACAGTCATGGTTTCTGTTTTCACGGGCTgtagggagaggaaggagaaacaCTGTGTCTCAAACCCCAGAATGATTCCTGCTCACAGGCAACTGCGACGTAGGGTCAGCAGGTGAATTCCAACCCCTGCTGCTGGCTGACTTTCCAGAGGGTGATGCAGGCCAGGGCAaaagaggcctggtgtgatgTCATAGACAAACAGCCTTGGAAGGGAGCCAGACCCATCAGCAGCACCCAGACAGGCTGCCTGTGACCCTGCGACAATACAACCTCATGGTGGTCCAACCTCATGGTGGTCCGTGCTGGTTTTCAGGCTACCATTAAGAGAACATTCACTATTCAGTAAACATGCTCCTTGCTGGGTCTCACATCCAGCATCGTCGTGATATACACCGTCCTGAATGACTTCAGGGGTGATGCCACCACCTCCCAGCTGCTTTGTCTGTTCTTTAGAGCAAGAGTCACACACTTGGGGGTGCGGGGAAGGGGCAGGCAGCAGATGTAAACGAGTGAAGTGGGCTTGCTGAGGATGGGGATGAACTGGAGAGCACATGGGGTCCACTCAGGTTTGGTCTGAGTGACTGgattatctgattttttaaaagatattaaaaaaaaaaaatccttggatCTTGTAATCATCGTCCTGATTTTTAAACCAAGGTCAAAGAAAACACCCTGGGCAAACAGATTACAGCCTCTACTCTAGAAGTCTTATGTTAAAAGATTAGTATCTTCTGAGTCCTCCATTGAACCTAGTTCATGGCTATACACACAGCAGGTGCTAACATatgtgaatgaaagaatgaataaataaatgaatgaatgaatgccagtTTTCATCAGGTTGGGAGGCTGGTAAGAGGGAACTCTTCTTTTAATAGATGGTTGTAACTTAGAGATCCAGCCACTCATTCAGTTAATCATTATTAGTGCTTGGTATGTGCAAGCTTAGTGGAGTTGCCACCTGGTAGGAACGCAGACCTGTAAGCCAGTAACCTGACAACTTGTAGTTATGATGGGAGTGGAAGCAAGCAGAGCAAGGGGGCTGAGCAGGGAACAACGCTTCTGCCCTGGGTAGTCAGGAAAGCATTCACTTGTTAAGCGACATGTGAACTCTGTTCTGGAACGTGACAAATTCGCAaggcagagaaagggagaaaaaacttTCTCCAGAGGGTTCAGCACGGAGTGAAAAACCAGAATGGATGAGCTCCTATTTCAACGCCTGGaatgtgggggaagggagaatgTGGTGGGAGGCAGCTGGGGCTGGAAGAGACGCAAAAGCAAAGGAATCGGGACCAAAGGTCCCCTGTAAGAAGCCCTGAGAGCAGAGAGGCCCAGACCCAGTCTGTCCCCGAGTCCCCTTCTGCAACGACGTTTCCTTTTCTCTAGgagtttccactgttcccccaagACCCCAGGCCCCAGGGAGAGGAGCCAGCGCAGGGATCAGAAACAAACATCTGGCTTTCAGAGCAGGGCGCCCCCATGAGTCCACAAGCACACAGTCTGCAGGTGCCATGCAACGCAGGCAGGGGGAGGAGTCGAGTCGGACCAGACTGCCTGTCGTCACGTGACCTCAGGCAAAAGATGGGGTCACGGGGTTAAAGTGCCCACGAGTGCACGTTAGGGGTAAACCGAGCTGCCGAACATGCGAGCACAGAACCATGCTGCTCTGCGGAGGGGCGGTCATGCAACACGGATCAGAGCTTCCGGCTGGCGGCTCAGTCTTCTCACGCGTGGCCCAGGGCCCTCTGAACATGCAGTGCCCGGCGGGCCCGGGTCCCGGTGACGCTCCACTGTACCTCGAACTGGGCCATATCCGGGGTGGAGCAGGCCCCATGGTCTGGGCTGTCCTCCAGGCCTCCGGACTCGTCATCCTGGCTGGGGCCCCGTTTGTTGAGATCCCGTGAGAACACCAGGCCCTCGGTTTCCGAGTCGCTCTTGTCTCGGTCAAGCTCAGGCAGGCTGCGGGAGAAGTCTTCGAAGGCGCTGCCGTGGTAGTCGCCGATGACCGTGAAGTCGACCTCGGCCTCCAGGCTGGACGTGGAGCTGACGGTGATGCTGGAGCACTTCCGCTCAATGGCCAGGTGGTTGTCCTTCAGGAACACGGCGTCCCTCTCCTGGTCTTGCTCCTCATCTCCCGTGTCACTCTCTGGGGCCCTGGGCCGTGGCGGTTTGACCTTCTCCTCGGAGCCCTCCCTCAGCCCTGCTCTCTATGGCCAGATAAAATCAGAGGAATGGTGGGGTGTGGgatggggggagagagagagagagagaaagagagaaatcaagATGGTGAATGACAGAAGAAATCTTGGGGCAGCTGATGCCCCCAAATGGAAGAGCaggtcaggaaaagaaaaacacccCCGGAAAGGTTCTTTGACACCATAAtaagcttaaaaaagaaaaaaagaaaagaaaacatacacacagaaaatttCTCAAGAGTGAGGACGCTCCTTTCCGAGGGTCTCTCGCTGATGGCAAAAGCAAGTACAAAGCAAACATCCTGCCAGTTGGGCCTGGACAGGAGGCTCCATCCAAGGTTTGGATCTGGGAGTTTATCAGAAGCGGCACTGCGCACGCGGCAGGGATGGGAGCCCGGACCCCAGGCCCATCCGTGCAGGCGGACATTGAGGAAACAGAAACCAAGGAGGGAGGCCCAGGGACTTGGGGACACCCAGGATGGGGAGGCAGAGAGGCTGGAGCCAAGAGCTTTGAGGAACAAAGAGGAAGCCAGCACGCTTTGTCAATTCCACTGAGTCTCGGTGGGCGGAGTCAGCGTCGTCTAGAGGGAGGAGCCACGGGGGTAATTCCTGGGAGCTGGGCGCTACAGCCCTCCACCCTGAGCTCTCTGAGAGGAGGTTCTGGTCAAATCAGTGCAATTGACAAGAGCAGGCCGAGAAAGTGCTGGAGGGGGACCAGCCACTCTTGTCTGACATACATACCTCTCAACTTGGCCTGTCAGGGAttaaacaccacacacacatttttggCTGTTTTAcgacattcttttttaaaagaccaatCTAACATccaccaaatatattttttaaagtacttggcTCCAGGTTCTAGAGACTCAGTAGGCTTAGAGATTCACTCGCGAGACAAGCCTCCGTTCAGCCAGTTTCTGGAAGGTTGAGAGGTGTGAGGACACATTCCAGACAAGCCAGAGGTGAGCTGCCACAAGAGGCGCTGCCCGAGCAGGTGGGGGTGTGAAGGCCGCGAGGCACCCTGGCCAGGTGAAGGTGACCAGGTCATTAGGGCACCGAGGGGCTGCAGAGACCTGAGGGCCCGGGGGGCTGGCGAATCTCAGGTGCCCCCCCTTTCCTGGGGGGTTCGCCGCTAGGCTGGTGACCTGCGTCTCTTGCCTGACCGCATCTCCGGCTTTGTTCTGGATTAGAGAAGACAGTTAGTCTTAAGGAGGCAGAAAGGAACTTGGCACTGGGACCGAGAGGGAATCAGAAGCGAAGGATGGAAACCTCTGGACTGTCAGCTTCCCGCGGGCAGGAGCatcagggaagggaagaggatGAAGGAAGATCGCTGGCCAAGCCAAGCAAAACGGCAGGACCCAGCAGGTGGGGGCAGCAAGGCAAAGCGAGTGTGTAGTTTGCCGGAGGTGGTGCCACCTTCTCCACCCGGGCTGTGGGACCCTCCGGGCGCTGGGTCACACCAGAAGCCTAGGGTCTCTGTGGCTAATCTAACATGGGCCAAGCAGATGAACCCGTCATTCCGCCTGAGCCACACTCAGGCCCGTTTAGGGAAGAGAACTCATAGGGTTGGACAAGCAGCCTCTGGTTGCGGTAATGACGAGGGGCCCCGGAACCATGCTTCTACAGAGCTACGCGGCATGCGGTCAGCTCCCCGGCCGGGGgcggcagtgggggtgggggctcacGTGGCCAGTTCCCCCAGGAGCTTCCTCCAGTGTGGTTTCACAGCCTGGATTGCTGGACACGAGCTCGACATCCTTGCGTCCTTCCCGAGGGAAGGATGTAGAGACGCCCTCCCGGAGGCGGCTGGGAGCCGGCGGCATCGTTGAAGGCTGTGTGACTGTGGGGACAGCCAAATCCCCCGGGGGCTGGAACTGGACACATCCCAGGTCGAAGCGCTTACTCCGCTGTTGCTCTGCCTGCCCCGTGGAGGCCTCTGAAGACAACTCGTGGGCAAAGGCCCTGGTTTCCCCCAGGCCTGTCCAGCGAGTTTCAgctccatgggtctcaaagatgCGGATTTTGTTGGCCACGGAGGTCTTGCTGATATCTTCCAAGGAGCCCTCTTGACCCCCAGCCTGGAGAGAGGGCATCTCCCTGTGCTTCGCTGCAGGGAACACCAACCCCTCTGCCTCTTCAGAGATGATTCTGGGCTTCCTGCTGGCGACGGGAGGGGCCCTGCGCTCCCCTCCGTCCGTCGGGGTCACAGCCAGCCCGACTTGGTGCTTGGGCTCCGGGCTCTCTTTAGAAGGATGGGCATATTTGAGAAACACATGGGGCTGTTCTCCAAAGGGGTCCCTGAGCTGCAcaggctcccctgccccatgAGGGGATGAGCTTGGAGAagctgcctctggagaaatctgagCTGCAGATGGAAGAGGGGAGGTCGGGAGCGGGGTGATCACTTCCATCTGAAGGAACGCTGGGACTTTGCTGTCCTCTGCTTCAGATTCTCCTGTCTGGGTGTGAACTGGTCCCCTCTCTTCGGGCAGGAAGTTACCTCTGTCCGGCCTGGCTGGCTTCCCGACGTCGCCAGGCGGGATGGCCCACGGAAGGGCAAAGACCTGGGGGTCTGGATGCATGGCCCCTCCTCTGTGAGGTGAGTGGTTCCGTTCTCCAGGGGGGCTTTTCTCAGCCTTTCCCATCAAATCTCCACTCTTGGGGGCCTCTTCCTCGGCAGCTTCTGAGGATAAGGCGTGGGCAGCCTCTCCTTCCACCCCACACTGAGCTGCGTCCCCATCCTCAGCGAACGTCAGCCCTGGAGAAGGTCCCTTTCCGAGCTGCTCAGCAAAGACCTCCAGGTCCTCTGGTCGGTGGTTCCTGGGGGACCCTGCCTCATCCTCTGGGGAAGCTGAGGGGGCGACACCCCCATGGTGCTTGTtcccagcagcagcagagccccaCGGGCCTGAGGAGTCCAGCTCCAATCCTTCCGTGAACCCCTCCACCAGCTTCCGCCTGGTCTCCCATTCGGATGGGGCATCTAAgtgctcttctctctcctccaggggtggagggaggacTTGATCTTCAGCATCTCTCTCTCCGCAGCTGAAGTAGAAGCTTCTCTCCGCGAAGGAAGTGTCAGTTTCATCACTGGAGTCGGCTCTGGCTTCTGTGTGGCCGGGGTCCAGAAGAAACGACCGGAGTCCTGCCGTGTCGGAGGCTGGAGAGGGCACATCCACCTCTGCGGGTTGGATGCCCGGGGCAGTGGGTCTTCTGCGAGCCTGGAACTCCTCCAGCTCCTGCCTCAGCTCTGCCAGGCCCTCCAGCTGATCATCGGAGGCCGGGGGTTTCCTGACCACTACCTCTGCAGCATCCACCCTGAACTGGGAGCCCTCTGGGAGCCTTCCTGCTGGGGTGCAGCCTGGAGCCAGAGAAGCCCTTTCTGGGCATCCCCTGGCCCAGAGGGCTTCCTCCCACATGGACTCGAAGTCTTCAGGGCTTGCGATCATTCTTCCTGGTCGCTGTGCGTTTGTTCTTCTGGCTCCCACCTTTTCTTCTGTGGCCACTTCCACCTTGAACTTGTCCACCAGGATGTCTACCTTGGAGAGTCTGCCATCAGCAAGGATGCCGGCGAGGCTGGAGTCACTTCCTTCCTGCTGCATGCTGGTCACTTTTAGGAGACTGAGCTCTTCTGGCCTAATGTACTCTCTCTCTATAAATACCCAGTGCTCTGAACCCTGCGTTTCAATTGGAGCAAGAGGAGTTAATATGAAATATCAGGCACCTGAAGAACGCATCACTTTTTCCCTCTGCAAGAAGGGGCCAAGGTCAACTTGTCCCCAGAACTGGCAGGGCAGAGGAAGGCATGACAATGCTGGTCAGCCTCATCAAGGATCAAGGCTACACTTCCCATCAAGGCACCCAACCAATTATCTACTGATGTTATCTACCCCTCAACCACCACCCTAACTTGGTAAAATGGAGTGGGGGTCTCATACCCTCCCTGTGTTAACCAAGGGGAAATGGAGATCTATCGATGGTCCAGGactctttctcttttaatagtAAAACTGTCAGTGACAGAGGGGAAAGTAGCTTACATCACGTGGAACCTTTGAAGGCTAGAGCCAAAAGAACTCCTAAGACTTCCTCCAGTCCAGTTTTCTCTGCGTACTGAGAAATGGGgtaaactgaggcctagagaaggTCAGTGACTTACTCCAGGTCACGGTCAACTGATGGTACAGTCAGGAAAAGAATGCTTGATTTTTGATGCCTGAGAGCTTGGCCAACTTACAGCCAACAGAATATGGGTCCCAACTGTGGTCTAATGTCCAACTGAGGGGGAAGCACTGAGTTGAGTTTCACAGGCCACAGCCTGAAACCTTTTTGCAAGAGCTAATTGGAAGGAAAGAGATTAGAGTGAAAACTGCCACACGGCCAGATCTAGAGGTCAGTACCAGTCACCATAATGGTTTAAACAGTTTGAGTTCTGTGGGGTTCATTCCCCAAAAAACAAATACCAAGGCCTATTCTTAGAAatgactttcctggtagctcagatggtaatctgcgtgccatgcaggagaccccagttcaatttctgggtcgggaagatcctctggagaaaggacagtTCTTACtccactcttgggcttccctggtggctcagttggtaaagaatctgcctgcagtacgggagacctaggttcagtctttgggttgggaagatcccctggaggagggcatagcaacccactccactattcttgcctggagactccccatggacagagaagcctggtgggctgcagtccatggagtcacaaagagttggacatgactgagtgactaagcacacacattctTAGAGAATTCTAATGAAATTCACAGAAAGAATGGAAAAGGACTGACCAGAAcacatcagagaagaaaaacatctaatGATCCAAGCATCATCATCAGTTAGAAGCACTGAGTGTCACAATCAACCATCAATGAGACAGCCTTCTGCCTTCCCTAGAGTTTCTCAAACAACACTTAAGGAGGGAAGGATGGACTTTTAGAATGGttataaaaaaaaacagcaagaaggctgggaattccctgatggtccagtggttaggacttagtgctttcactgccaggggcctgagtttgatccctggttggggaactaagatccttcaagcCAAGCAGTgtgaccgaaaaaaaaaaaaaaaaaaaagcaagaaggccATTGGGATTTTAATCTTGCAACCACACAATACTTTCTTCACATGAAATCTTGATGGCAGTTCAGTATGTAACATGGATCCTGGACTGCCCTGTTGACATTGGAGGTCTGGGCTACCCTACTGCCCCAGAATGCCTCCCTCTTTTGAAACCACTGCTCTGACTCAAGCCCAcaggtgtggaaactgaggcctggggaaAGTAAGCACCATGCTCAAGGTCAAAGAGTGAGCCCGAGATAAAGGCAGGCCTAGAACCCAGTCTCTGACTCCACATCCTACGAAGAGCTCAATGGTAAGATGTGATGAAAATTGCTCCCAACAACAGAAGGGGGCAAGTTTCCATGAGCTTGTGCTCTGATGCGGGTGAGCATTTGGTGAGGAATCTGTCAGATGCCAGAAGATCTGAAGCATTCTGAAGGATCAAGGGAGCATGATCAACCCTCTGACCTCCACTCCCCAGATCCACTTTAGCAAAATCTCCATGACTTTCAGGGAATCAAACCTCATGAAAAGAATCTTGTCaacaggaaagagagagacaaggaATGGGGAGGGTCCAGATAAAGTCTGCATCAGTTTCTGAGATTTTTCTCCAGGTTGTAAAGCTTTCAGGACAACGGCACTTGAACGATCCCAGGGGGAAGAACTTTGAGAGCCTACAAAGCCTCCTTTCTCTTGTATTTGGGAAGCAGGCAGCTTTAGCCGCTCCCATTTCAGTGTGTACTGACATCAACAGCTTGGCAATCAATGATAGCCAAAGATAGTCCATGAGACCCCTTCTGGAGCATTCCTGCCCCAAGTCTAACTGGAAACTAGACCAGTTAGTCCATCCATCCCCTGCCTCCACCTTCTCTAAACTCCACGTGGAGCTTGGGTGTATCAGGGTCTCCAGGCCATGCCTCTGGTTTTCTAGAAACCAGAAGCTTAGGAACTAGGTTGAGTGGGGTGGGAGCTAGCACAGAACAAAAAGGTTCTgcaggaagaaaaagggaaacaCGCCCTTGTATTtagttactatgtgccaggcaatgtCAGCCCTATGGAGACAGTATTAAATTTAATCCAAATGCAGACCTGCGAGGCAGGTCCTGTTACCCTTAATtcagaaggggaaactgaagctCCCAGTTTCTAGGAGCTTCTAGGAGCTCCCAGAGGGAAGAGAAAGCTCTGTTTATAACAAGTAAAAatcctgaagagaaaaaaaagactgaacaAAAAGAGGAAAGCTTTGGCCTTCTGACCAGATTCACGGGATGGACGATGTCAGAGAAGCCTCCCTAGCTATTCTTTTTCAGTGTCTGCTCAGAGCGCCCCCTGCTGTCAGATGGGGCCACTGCAGCAAGACTGGCCCCGAGACAGAAACAGGGACCTGGGAGCTGGGAGCCAGGGCAGTTACATTCCCACACAAGCCCACAGGAAGAAAATCTCCAGCCAGGATTCTGCTGACTCCAGTCTCTTCAGGGTCCACCTGGAGCTCTGGATCACATTTTGGGCCCTGCTCTTTACAGGAGATGCCCCCACCCCAAGCAGAGGTCCACGACAAGGAACCCTCTAGAAACCAAAGTAGAAGCTGCTGAAGAAAGTGGGAGTTGGGGGTGTAAAAGGGATGCTCAACTCTGAAgggtcttcctggaggaggatgCAGACCAGATCTACAGGTGCCAGGGGGCAGAGCAGCTCACGGGCAGGTGACTCAGAAGGGCAGGTTATAATTCAATATGTAAACTTCCCAAAGGATGACTGAAGACAAAATGGGATACTGTTAAGAATGGCGAGAGCCCCGCCTTGTAGAAGAGGCTGGACAGACAATTTTGGGGATGCCGGTGAAGGATGCATGCTGTGCCTCAAACAAGGGCATTAGTGCTTGGCTCCACTCACATCTCTGTGTTCCAAGACATCACTGCTTCCCTAACCTTGGGATGCTGTTGATTCCTGTCCAACTTCTCTCAAgtgctcctggttttgtttttatttttacattgagGAAAATTTCAGAATGGAACTGTGAGTTATGTTTTACCATTTATGTAGCTGACTCATCTCTCTCTTACGGCTCCTGGACACTTCTAGCAGTTACAAAATTTTCCTCTGGGAGTATAGCATACTACATGCCCTCATACACACTCTGCCAACAGAGAAGTGTTGGCTATCAGGGAGAAGGAAGTTTCGCCCAGACGATCAGTTGGTCATCCTTTCCAACCCTGTCTACAAAGTCCCAGTAGAGAGGGACGATGCAACCCCCTGCCCTGGACCTGGAGTCCGTCTGGCTTCCAGGCAGGGGCACAAGAAGTTCTGAGAGCTCTTGGTCTGCTGTCGTCCTGAGCACAGAAGCAATGCCCTCCTAGTTTAGAATGCTTGCCTGAACAACATCCGTACAACCCCAAGGATGCTCTCTGGAGAAAGACACTCACTTCTACCTGCCTGGAGACCCTGATAGACCCAAGCTCCACGTGGAGTTTAGAGAAGGTGGAGGCAGGGGATGGACGGACTAACAAGCCACTGCTAGACTTCACTCAGGCCTCTGAGCAGAGACAAGACCTCAGGGCAAAAGCAGTTAGGTGCCGCGACCCCTGATCCCAAGCCTAGCAGTCAGAGTCTGCCTCCAGGTCACCTGCCTCAGTGGTGCTGGAGAGGTCATTTCTGCCTGCCCTTTTTAAGCCAAAGGTGACTCAGATTTCTGCCTGCCCTTTTTAAGCCAAAGGTGACTCAGACTACTCTGTCTCCCTTGAATGCTTTCAGTCCTGTCCTTCCTGAGAAACCACGGATGAGGGATGGGCTGGCCCTTTATGGATCCCTGGGAGGGGGCACACTCACTTGTCACAGCATGTGGATAACATGGGGTACCCACTGTTCCCACCTGCAGGACAGACCCTGGTCCAACCCCCTCAACCCAGAGAAAGGGCTTTCTTAAGACCATGAAGGTGGTTCtgggtgggcagggaggtggtGACAGTAACCTCAGGTGACGCTGCGAGGCTTTTCTGAGTGAACACTTCCAAGCCTATGGCCGTCCCAGGCTCAGGTGCCAAGTCCTGCTGAGAGGTGTCCAGGGTCCTCTGGGACTGCGGGGGAGGCCCAGGGccggaggagagggaaagagggaggaagggaaggagagacagagagggagagagaaaaagcaggagagacacacacacagagtctgtGAATAGCCCAGCTTTGTAAACCCCGCATCCTTAGGTCATGAAGGAGCCATGTGGGGACCGTGGGGTGAGGTGGAAAGGAACTGCCCTTTGGAGCCATTCAGGGGAGGGAGGCCCATGGTCAGCTGCCAGCCAGCACCGGACCTCGGGCCTTTCCCCATCACCTGCCACTCATTCGAGAGTCTGGAGTCCTGTACTGGGACTCTGAGCCAAGTCTTCCCTGGGTGTCTTTGAGGCAATGGTTCAATCCTGCAGTTGGGTTTCagccccttttaaaaaattatctttggaACTTACtctatagcacatggaattctgctccgtgttttgtggcagcctgaatgggaggggagtttgggggagaatggatacatgtatatgtatggctgagtcccttcactgttcaccttaagctgtcacaacactgttaactggctatactataatacaaaacagaaagcttTTGTAAAAAAGTTATCTTTGGAACAAAAACCTGGCTTTGGCAGATGGGAACTCTATACTATGGGGTCCCCATTTTGGTTTAAGTTCCTACCACTTTCCCACTGACCCAGAATGGGCCCCAGAGTATATGAGGAGCTACTAGGAGCTCTGAGTGACACCTGCAGATAGACCCAGAAAGCCCACGTCTGGACCAGGGATCCTAGTTACCGTCAGCCAATGGCCCCGTGACCGGCCAGCACTTTCCAGTTTACAAAGTGCTTTTTTATAtccattagggcttcccttgtggcttagctggtaaagaatccacctgcaatgtgggagacttgggtttgatccctgggttgggaagaccccttgaagaaggaaaaggctacccactccagtattctggcctggagaattccatggacagtccatggggtcgcaaagagttggacacgactgagtgactttcactttatacccATTATTTCATTCAAACTTCCCAGCAGTGCTGTAGAGTGGCAATTTTGGTGCCCTTTTAGATGGGCTGACTAGgcaatgaggctcagagaggtgatgtCACCGGCCCAAGGACACAGTCCAGTCCTGGGCTACAGCTCCTCCCATTTCCCAAATTTCCAAGGGCCTCTAAATGCCAGTGAGAGCTGTAAGCCAGTTAAATTGTCCATCGCTCCGAGGTTAGCTCCTGGACCAGACAAGGCACTATGCTTCTTACAGGGGCGGCGGGGTGGTGAGAGGTAGAAGAGACTCCACCTTCTAATAAG
The Bos indicus x Bos taurus breed Angus x Brahman F1 hybrid chromosome 13, Bos_hybrid_MaternalHap_v2.0, whole genome shotgun sequence genome window above contains:
- the EPB41L1 gene encoding band 4.1-like protein 1 isoform X7 is translated as MTTETGPDSEVKKAQEEAPQQPEAAAAATTPVTPVGHGHLEANSNEKQPPQQDARPAEQSLDMEEKDYGEADGLSERTTPSKAQKSPQKIAKKYKSAVCRVTLLDASEYECEVEKHGRGQVLFDLVCEHLNLLEKDYFGLTFCDADSQKNWLDPSKEIKKQIRSSPWNFAFTVKFYPPDPAQLTEDITRYYLCLQLRADIITGRLPCSFVTHALLGSYAVQAELGDYDAEEHVGNYVSELRFAPNQTRELEERIMELHKTYRGMTPGEAEIHFLENAKKLSMYGVDLHHAKDSEGIDIMLGVCANGLLIYRDRLRINRFAWPKILKISYKRSNFYIKIRPGEYEQFESTIGFKLPNHRSAKRLWKVCIEHHTFFRLVSPEPPPKGFLVMGSKFRYSGRTQAQTRQASALIDRPAPFFERSSSKRYTMSRSLDGAEFSRPASVSENHDAGPDGDKREEDGESGGRRSEAEEGEIKTPTKIKELKPEQETTPRHKQEFLDKPEDVLLKHQASINELKRTLKEPNSKLIHRDRDWERERRLPSSPASPSPKGTPEKVNESQRTLDTSQQDLAPEPGTAIGLEVFTQKSLAASPEGSEHWVFIEREYIRPEELSLLKVTSMQQEGSDSSLAGILADGRLSKVDILVDKFKVEVATEEKVGARRTNAQRPGRMIASPEDFESMWEEALWARGCPERASLAPGCTPAGRLPEGSQFRVDAAEVVVRKPPASDDQLEGLAELRQELEEFQARRRPTAPGIQPAEVDVPSPASDTAGLRSFLLDPGHTEARADSSDETDTSFAERSFYFSCGERDAEDQVLPPPLEEREEHLDAPSEWETRRKLVEGFTEGLELDSSGPWGSAAAGNKHHGGVAPSASPEDEAGSPRNHRPEDLEVFAEQLGKGPSPGLTFAEDGDAAQCGVEGEAAHALSSEAAEEEAPKSGDLMGKAEKSPPGERNHSPHRGGAMHPDPQVFALPWAIPPGDVGKPARPDRGNFLPEERGPVHTQTGESEAEDSKVPAFLQMEVITPLPTSPLPSAAQISPEAASPSSSPHGAGEPVQLRDPFGEQPHVFLKYAHPSKESPEPKHQVGLAVTPTDGGERRAPPVASRKPRIISEEAEGLVFPAAKHREMPSLQAGGQEGSLEDISKTSVANKIRIFETHGAETRWTGLGETRAFAHELSSEASTGQAEQQRSKRFDLGCVQFQPPGDLAVPTVTQPSTMPPAPSRLREGVSTSFPREGRKDVELVSSNPGCETTLEEAPGGTGHNKAGDAVRQETQVTSLAANPPGKGGHLRFASPPGPQRAGLREGSEEKVKPPRPRAPESDTGDEEQDQERDAVFLKDNHLAIERKCSSITVSSTSSLEAEVDFTVIGDYHGSAFEDFSRSLPELDRDKSDSETEGLVFSRDLNKRGPSQDDESGGLEDSPDHGACSTPDMAQFEPVKTETMTVSSLAIRKKIEPEAVLQTRVATVDTTQVDGTAPGGKEFLTTPPSITTETISTTMTVKGGFSETRIEKRIIITGDEDVDQDQALALAIKEAKLQHPDMLVTKAVVYRETDPSPEERDKKPQES